The following are encoded together in the Bacillus cereus group sp. RP43 genome:
- a CDS encoding thymidine kinase, with protein sequence MYLMNQNGWIEVICGSMFSGKSEELIRRIRRTQFAKQHAIVFKPCIDNRYSEEDVVSHNGLKVKAVPVSASKDIFNHVTEEMDVIAIDEVQFFDGDIVEVVQVLANRGYRVIVAGLDQDFRGLPFGQVPQLMAIAEHVTKLQAVCSACGSPASRTQRLIDGEPAAFDDPIILVGASESYEPRCRHCHAVPTKQR encoded by the coding sequence ATGTACTTAATGAATCAAAATGGTTGGATTGAAGTGATTTGCGGGAGTATGTTTTCTGGGAAATCAGAAGAGCTCATCCGCCGTATACGCCGTACGCAATTTGCGAAACAACATGCGATTGTATTTAAACCATGTATTGATAATCGTTATAGTGAAGAAGATGTTGTATCACATAATGGATTAAAGGTTAAAGCAGTTCCTGTTTCAGCTTCAAAAGATATATTTAACCATGTAACAGAAGAAATGGATGTTATTGCAATCGATGAGGTACAATTTTTTGATGGGGACATTGTGGAAGTGGTGCAAGTATTGGCAAATCGTGGCTATCGTGTCATTGTAGCTGGATTAGACCAAGATTTCCGTGGTCTACCATTTGGACAAGTTCCTCAGCTGATGGCGATTGCTGAACATGTGACTAAATTGCAGGCAGTTTGTTCTGCATGTGGATCTCCTGCAAGTCGTACGCAACGTTTAATCGATGGAGAACCAGCGGCATTTGATGATCCAATTATTTTAGTTGGGGCTTCAGAATCGTATGAACCACGTTGTCGTCATTGTCATGCAGTACCTACAAAACAAAGATAA
- a CDS encoding type B 50S ribosomal protein L31, whose product MKAGIHPNYNKVVFMDTNTGFKFLSGSTKGSSETVEWEDGNTYPLLKIEISSDSHPFYTGRQKFATADGRVDRFNKKYGIK is encoded by the coding sequence ATGAAAGCAGGAATCCATCCAAATTACAATAAAGTTGTATTTATGGACACGAACACTGGCTTCAAATTCTTAAGCGGGTCTACAAAAGGCTCTAGCGAAACTGTTGAGTGGGAAGATGGTAACACTTATCCATTACTAAAAATTGAGATCAGTTCTGATTCTCACCCATTCTACACTGGACGTCAGAAGTTTGCTACTGCAGACGGACGTGTTGACCGCTTCAATAAGAAATACGGTATTAAGTAA